Genomic DNA from Candidatus Koribacter versatilis Ellin345:
AAAGGCCCCGAATCCGTCGCGCTTCCGCCAGGAAGAGTGGGCATTACGCGCTCACCTTCCCGGTCGCCATGGCCACCGCAGCGATCAACTCATCCTTGGGCATGCGCTCTTTCAGTTCGAGCCCGAACTGCTCTTTGGCGAACGCGCAGATCTCCGGCTTGGTCATGGCCTCGAGCTTCACGAAGGGATCTTCGGCCAACTGCTCGGCCTGGACTTCAGGAACTTCCGGCGCGATATCGGCGACGGCCAGCTCAGCCTTGCCGGCCGCGCGCAAAAGCCAATACTCGTCCGCAGTAACCGTGACCACTTGGCCGCGTTCAACCCGTCCATGGGGCTGGCACACGGTATCCGCGAGGATCTTCGCGCGCACCGCCTGGCCTCCAACGGGATGTGTCGGGTGACTCGTCAATGCCATGACTGCGAACTCCGAGTGAAATTCCCGGCGGCACAGGCCGCCGGGTTTCTTGCCTAGTTGCCGAACGCGAGAACGGCTGCGTTCTCGAGGGTATCGACCGAGCCGGCGCTGAGGTCCGGCGTGAACTTCACGCGGAGATAGCGCTTGGCAGGGCCGAGATTGAGCGGGATCGCGAGCACACCGCGTTGCGTGGTGCCACCACCGCCGCCCGTGTCCTGAAGGGTGGACGTGGCCGAAGCCAACGTGGCCGCTCCGGACATGTCGGAGGCGTCGCTGTGCTCGATGGTGTAGGCATACGACAATGTCGCTGCCGCCGCGAGCACAGCCTTGTACTCGATCACCGCGGTAGCCGATTGCGGATACCCATAGGTAGCGCGATCGATGATCTGGCCGGTGACCTGCGTGGCGTCGCCGGTACCACCGGCGGTCGCAGTTGCGTGGTCGCTCGCGCGTGCAAAGCTGACCACATCGGAAATTGGACTTCTTGCTGCTAACGTCATCTTCGTCTCCTGAAGGCTTTAAGGTTTCAGTTGCCGGGGCCTTGCGGCCCCGGGTCCACACCAGCGCCGGCCAACAATTACGAGGTCGGGTTGATGTCGTTGATGACGACGAAGGCCTGCGCATAGCGCACCGCGATATCGACCAGCATGGAACCGGTCAACACGACGTTGCCCTTGCCCGCCTGGGTGTACGGATCAGCGATGATCTCGAGTGCGCCCCACTCGCCGAGGATGAGCTGGGCCCAGTCGCCGACGATCATGGTGTGGAGGTTCGTACCGCTGCCCTTGGATGTGTTCGAGGGCAACTGGTTCGAAGACATCGCCGGGTAACCCGCGACCGTGTCGTCGCTGTGCCAGATGGGCAGCGAGATGGTGTTGGAGAGCTCGGCGGTGTTGCGCAACTTCTTCTTGACACCTGGCGTGGTGGCGATGCCCGGGGCGATTAACGGGATGCTGCTCTCCTCGAGATCTTCCTGCGCCTTGGTGATGATGGAGTACGTGATAGCGCCGCCATCGGTGGCGATCGCCTCGGTGCCGACGCCGCTCTGGTTCACGATGCCCTTCGGCTGGTTCGAGGTGCCGCTGCCGACGAGCGCCGCGAGATCCACGCCCAACGCGAAGATGTTGGCCAGGTCCTCACGCACGAACTGCTCGGCGTCGATCGAGGACTGGATGATGAACTGACGGCTGTAAGCCGTCTGCGCCATCGCCTGCTTCGGCGAGAGCGTGACGCTGCCGGTGGTCTGATCGGTGGCGGTCACCGCGCTGCCCGGGTTCTCACCGGTCCAGTAGAGAGTCGCCGCAGCCGTTTGCTTGGGGAGCTGCAGGTTGCCCTGGAGATCGCCGAGCTTGCGGGCGCCCATCTTCATCACCACCAGGCGATTGCGCAGCAGGTCAATGAATTCGTCAGGCCGGATCGTGGTCTGCACGAAGTTGGTGCCCGGCGAAGATCCGCTATTGAGCACAGCCTTGGGATCGAGGCCCGGCACCGTCGCCCGCAGGTTCGTGGGGATATAGATGCCGCTCGTTTCGCGGTTCAGCTTCTTGGCGATGGTGTCGCTGACTTCGCGCTCGAAACTGGCATCCGTGTCGCTGCCGAGCTTCTCGTCGCGCTTCTGCGCCAGCACCATGCTGCGGACCGCACGCAGGATGGAATACTGCCTCTGCTCGCGATCGTTGAGATCCACCTGGGCACCCGGCGCGGGGATGTTGACCGGCTTCGCGCCCTTCTTCTGAAGGTCAACGATCTCTTCCGAAACCGCATCGATCGTCTTGCCCTCGCGGAGCCAGCCGCTGAGCTTGTCAGTCATGCTTGCGTGGCGGGCGAGTGCAGTGATGCCCTTGACGCGCTGCTCTTCCGACGCAATTGCGACGTCGCGGAGAACGTTGATTTCAGCGGCGCCTGCCGCCGGAGTTGGTGCAGTGGCCATGGTGGCCTCCTCTGTGATTTCGGCTGACGCCGGTTTTTCGGCCACCGAAGCAGCCGGAACTGATACAGGAACTTGTGCGCTGGCGCTCTTCGCAGGACGGCCGCCAAGCAGCGCAGCGATGGTCTGGTCGAGGGTGGCAATGCGGTCCACCATGCCGAGCTGGAGCGCATCCTGCGCGCTGACGACGCGACCTTCACCAAAGCTATTGCGGACCGTCGCGGCAGTGACGGCGCGGCCGCGGGCAACGCCCTGCACGAATGCGCCGTAATACTGATCGACCATGTTCTGCATGGCCGCCCGAGCCTCGTCGCTGAGTGGCTGGGAACTCGCGCCTTCGACCTTGTACTTGCCGGCGCTGATGAGAGTTTCCTTGACGCCCTGCATATCGAGCGCTTTCGAGAGATCTTCATGCGCGACAAACACGCCGATGGACCCCGCCTGACCACTGGGTGTGACAACGACTTCGCCGGCAGAAGCGGCAAGCCAGTAAGCAGCGCTGGCAGCGCGCGGCGCGACCTGCGCGACAATCTTCTTTTTCCCGCGGCCGGCATAGATCTCGTCCGCGAGCTCGGCAATGCCGAAGACGCTGCCGCCAGGGGAATCCACGTCGAAGACGATGGCCGAAATATCAGGATTGGAAAGCGCAGAGCGGAAGGTTTGCGTCAACGCATCGATGCCAGTGCCGCCACCGCTCGAGGCGCGCTCAAACTGCGAAGCCTTGGGGCCGATGACGCCATAGATCGGGATGACCATGACCGCGCCCGAGGTAACCGGCGAAGCCTTGGGCGAACGCCCTTCGGCCGTGACGGCATACGGTTCACGATCGGTGCGCAGCTCGCCAACCCGCGAGAGAATCTCTTCTTCGCCCAACTCATGACCGGCGGCGCGGAAGGCCAGCACCGAGGTGATGGACTTGAGCGTCTCGGGAAGGATGGCCCAAGGAGAACTCAGGACCTCGGCAAGCACATGCTGGTATTTAAGCTCGTATTTCACTGGTTCTCGCCCTCCTCATCTCCATCCTTGACCGGCACAGGCGGTGCACTTGGATCGGGTGTAACGGCGGGCAAACCATCCGCGCTCTTGGTGACCGCAAAATTCAGGATCACGCCCTTCTTCTCCGCATAGTCGTCCTCGATCGCGATCTGGTCGATGACGTCGCGCCAATCCTCACCCTGCGCGGCACAGAGCTTGGCGAGCGTGGTTTGGCCGCTGCCGCGCGCTTCCTTGCCGGCCTGCACGTCCTTCAGTGGATCCACCCAGGTCCAGCCGCGACCGACCCAGCGCAGATTCTCGGGATCCACGTACTCATCTATGCCGGCGGCGGGCAGCGCGAGTTGCTTGCGCGGGATCGCCGCTGGCACCCAGGCCTCGTATACGGGCTGATTGAGGTGGTCCTTTGCAAACGTCTGCAGGGTGCGATACATCTCGCGCTCTTCGAGGACCGCCTGGCGGATGGAAGAGAAATTGACTTCGCGCAGATCGCCCGCGAGCGACGGATAGCTGATATCGAGGCCCACCGCCATACCGCGCACCATAGCCTTGACGAACTCAGGGAAAGCAGCGTTGGGATGCTGCGGAGTGAAGGGCTTGAAATCAACGCCTTCCGGCAACTGTTCGAAAAGACCCGGCTCCATGGACACTTCGACGGAACCATCGTCCTTATTTTTCCGGCCGGTATATTCCTCACCGGTTTTCGAGACGAAGAAACCGCCCTGGCAGGCACCGACGCGCGCTGACGTGAGCTCAGCCTCTTCATATCCGCCCAGCATGTTCATGCGGCTCATGGCGGTCACGAGCCAGGGCACACCGCGCGTCTGGTTGCCGCGGCGGAACATGTGGATATGGATCATGTCGGAAGCGGGAATCGCAGTGCGCTTGACGTGCCCTTCCGCCGGGTGGCCATCGAGCACCCAGTAGGCGATCGGGCGCAGCCATTCGTTTACCTCGATGCCCATGCGGACTTCGTTCTGCACGGTGCCGCGCGCGGAATCGACCTTGCGAGGACGATTGAACTGCACGTCCACCTGGTCAGGGTCGATGAACTGAAGCGTGAAACCAAAATCGTTGTCGGGGAAGCCGACGATCTTGCGCAAGAAGACTTCGCCATCGACGATCAACGACTCCCACACCAGGTTCTGCACATCGACCCAGGAGAGCTTGCCGTCGGCCGTGGGATTGCCTTTGCGACACCATTTGCGCCAGCCGCGCTCGAGCTCGTCATTCACCTGCTCGGCGAGTTCATCCTGGTCGGCCTGCAATTGCGCCTCGAGCTGGATCCCATTGGGGCCGACCGCGTTGCGCTTGACGAGGTTCACGAAGCGCATTGCGTAGTCGTTGTTGTTGTGGAGCTGGCGGCAACGGGCACGCAAGCGCTTGAGGGAGTTGCGGACTTCCTGGTCGCTGGAAAGTAGCGTGCCGATCCAGTCGGCATTGAGGCGCGAGAGTCCGGCGCCGGCATAGGACGGATACCCGGTGGTGCTCGCCTTCAACGGCTCCGACTTCGCAGGAGCAGGAGGCGCAGGCACGCGGTTATCGAACAGCGTTTGCAGGGCCGAGGCCCGCGGTGCTTCCGGCGTCGTGAAAAGCGTCTCGATTCGCATTACGCGCTATTCCCCGGGAAGTTCTTCCACATCCGCACAAGGACGGGGTTGCTGGCATCACCGAAGGAAACCTTCACCTGGTTGCTGGCAGGCGGCAGTTCGCCAGACTCGATCTGTTCACGGCGGTACCGCGAGGAGAGATAGCCTTCGAGGTTAACGAGCTCCTGCGGAGAGAGGAGCTGCAGCTCGCGGCCGTTAATCATGTACTGCTTTTCGACGCGGCCCGCGCGGCCTTGCAGCACCGCGCGAACGTTGTCGAGGGAGATCTTGACCCAGCCGCGGTTCTCGAGGCCGGCAGTTTCTCCGGCGATATCGAGAAGCACTTCGACCTGGCCGCGATCGAGTTCGGTGCGATTGTTGCTCGCATCGAAAACACACATGGACCACGCATAGATCCCGGGAGGAAGCGCCGAGGTATCCGTGCCGGCCGCAGTGACCTTGAAGGAATTCCCGCTGGCCGTGGCAACTAGATCGAGTGTTCCGGGGCCGCGGAAGAAATACTTGAGCGTATAGGTGACCGGATCGTAATCAGAAAGATCGAGAGTCCAGCTCCAGGAATCCCCGGCGATCAGTTGCGGTCCGAATGGCTGGTCGATCTGCATCATTTCGAGCGCGTTTTAGCAGTTGGGAGGTTATGAAAGCAAAAAAACATTTTTGCGGTGGAATGTTTTTGCCACTTTCAGCCGCACCGGACGCGGGTTTTAGAAATTTCACAGTCACGGGAACTTTTCGGACTACTTTGCGGAAACTCACCCTAAAATTCTTCGCTGCGTGGATTGCGCGGAGAAATGGCCATTAATCACATGGCGGCGCGGGAAGGTGGCAGCGTTACAAATGCGCGAAGCTTTTTTGGTGGGGAAAAGCGTCCTAGAGCCAACTAGAGCGCTTGACCTTGACCCTTGGCGTGAACGATTCAGAAGGAGGCGCTACAACAGGCGGAGGCGCGAGGGCGGCCGTGAGCGTCTCGGCGAGCTTTTCGGCTGTCGCTGCAGTCGCTTCCGCGCGATCGACGGGCTCGGGAGGCGTGGAAGGCGGGAGCTCGGTGGAGATGAGCGGCAACTGGTTCTCTTTCGCGCCCGCATCTTCCAGTTTCTTCGCGTCGAGCAGCAACTGCTCGCGCAGGCGATCGAGGAGCTTATCGGGCTGCTCGCTCAGCGACAGGAACGCGGCGTAGTTGTACACCCGAAGATCGAGAGCCTCGTTGCGAGCGCCGGGCTGCTTCTTCCAGCGCTTCCGTGGAAAACCGTGCTCGTAGTAGCTCTCAAGAGTTTCGGCGGTGAGCTGATCGAAGTACTCGGGCGTGTTGTGCGCGGTGGTGAAGTGCATGTACGCCGGCCCAGGCGCGGTGACCATGAGGTTGGCATAGATCGTCTTTTTGATTTGACCGACGCCGACCTGGTAGAGCCACACGTTGCTGCGATCGATGTGCTTCTTCTTCGCCAGCGGGACGTGATTGAACTCCGACGAGCCCTTCGAGGCAAACACCCAGCGATAGGCGCGCGGCTTGGTGAAGTTGTAGACCTCGGGGGCGTCGAAGCCGGAATCGACGAAGGTGGCCGCGATCGGCAGCATGGACCCGCGATGGTGCTGCAGCTCCATCTGGAGAATTTGATCGAGGCGCAGCCATACGGCTTCGTTCTTGGGATCTCCGGGAACGTTGCCAACATAGATCGACCAACTTTCGCGCTTGTGACCCCATCCGACGATTTCGAACTCAAGGCGATCGACCTGCACGTCCACGGAGCAGGTAAGGACGGTGACACTATCCGGCAGGAGCGAGACCTGGACAAGCTTCGATTGGCTGGCGGGCGCGCCTTCTTCGCGCTGCTCGCGGAGTATTTCGTAGGTCTCACGGCGATCGACCAAGCGATTACGATCGGGCTTTTCGTCCTTTACCTCCCAGGTCTCAGCGAGATCGAGATTGACGAAAGGCTTGAGCGCCTCGCGGTCTTCCGTGGTACGCGCGTTCAGACGCTTGAACTTGGCTGCGAGTTCCCACCAGGCCACGAAGGGCGAATACATCTTGTTGATCCAATAGCCGCGGATTTTGCGCTCGGGATGCTCGTGGATCCAGCGGCCGGCGGCGAGCATGGCAGGTTTATCGGCCTCGGTGAGCACAACGCCGCAGTGTTCGCACGGAAGATACGTATTCTCGATGGTGGGCTCTTCTCCCTTCGGCCACTTGAGGCCCCGGAAGGAAAGGAGCATGAGTTCACCGCAGCTCGTGCATGGCACCCAGTACTTCCCTTTCGAGCTGATCTCATAGCGGCCTTCGATCCGCGACTCACCCTTATTGGTGCAGGTAGAAGCCAGGACGCGCTTGCGGTTCCAGAAAGTTTCAGCACGGGAGATGACAATCTCGATGGGATCGCCTTCGTCGCCGGCGCTGGGCGGGTTGCCGTCGATTTCGTCGCAGATGAGCAGACGGGCTCGACGGCGCCGCAGGCCTGACGCCGAGTTGGCACCGATCGCGGAGAGATACCCGCCGGGAAACTTTTTAAAGAGCCCGCGGTTCGATGATTTGCGCGAGCCTTCAGTGAAACGGCGCGACAACTCGGGCGAGTCGCGAAGTAGTGGATCGAGTGTATCGACCGACCAATCACGCGCGACTTCTTTGGTCGGCCACATCCAGATGATTGGGCATGGATCTTCGCAGATGAAATAGGCCGCGATGTTCTCCTGCGAAGTGGACTTGCCCATCTGCGCGGCGGTCCAGAAGACAACCTCTTCGACGTCGGGATCCTTAATGGCATCCTGCATCTCGCGCGCATAGGGCGTGACCTCGCAACGATAGAGGCCGGCACTGACCGAACTCTCGGTACTGAGAATGCGATGACGCTCTGCCCACTCGGTGATGGTGAGCGCCGGTGCAGGCCGGAAGACCTGTGCGGCCTCCTGGAAGACGGCGAGGACGGGATCCTGTGTGGCGATGATTGGAGCAGAGGTCATAGAATATTCCGCATGCCTCGCCGCTCCTGTGTGCAGAAACCCACGCCGACCTGGACTTGCCCGCACTGCCAATGCAACATCACCGCAGCCGAACTTCGGCGACTGGATAACGACACGCTGCAATGCCCGCACTGCAAGCTACCGTTCCCGGCGCCGAAGCCGAACCGCCCGCAGACGACTTCCTGAACGTATTCCGGCATCATCCGAACAGGCTTTCTTGTGCAGACGTTTGCACCGGCGCGCCGCCGTCGCTATGGGGAATGTCGAAGAGACCGAGCGCGCCCTTGAACGGAAACGGAGTGATGGGGTGGACGTCGCGGAGCACGATGCCGCACTCGCCGACGAACCAGGGGCTGTCGCTCTTGCGCACGCAATCGGCGATCTCCGCCTGGCCGATGACGTGACCGCCGTAGCGCTTCATATCGGCGAGGGTCACGTCGGCCAGCAACATCCTTCCGGACCGCCGCATCATTGCCATTGCGCCCTGCAGGTCGGCCCATGCCTCATGCGGTTCATGCCACTTGCTGGCGTGAATGAGCACGGGGCCGCGATAGGAGCAGTACCAGTCACGGTTCTCGATGTCTTTGCCACCGTGTAGAATGAACCACCACCAGGGGCACCGGATGCTGAGCGCCTTCATGATCTGCCTCGCTTCGGATTTAACTCCACCATGCCACCAGGCAATCCCTTACCCGGTTTCGAACCATGTGAATGGCGGTGTGTAAGCACTTCATCCGGCTGCCATGCCGCCAGGCGGAAGTGTGTGCAGCTTTCGTGAACAGTGCAGCGCTTATCGCAACGCTTCTGGTCATGCCTCGACCGCGGGCATCCGCACACACAGAGATCGTCGCGGTCAGCCACGTTTGGCCGCCTCTTCTTCGGCCTTGTAAATCGCCAGCACAGCGTTGTAACCACCGCGATACCACTCTTCGAGCTGATGGAGGCGGCGCACAAACGCCGAGGCCTCCACTGCCTCAGCCCGAGAGCCACGAATCCTTCGGCATCGAACATCGAACCACCCGGAGTGGATCCGTGCGAGGATGCAGCGGAGAGCGCGGAGCGTCTTCTTCCGCTCATAACGTTCATTGGCCATCGGTCGCCTTCTTCTCGCGCTGCGCTGTGATGACGCCGATCGTCATCTGAATCGCAGCCTTGCGCGCATCTTCCAGCCATTGGAAACTTTCCTCGCCCCAAAGAAGCCGGTCCTTCGACACAACGCAGATCCGGTACCGCGTGGCGGCCGTGGACTTTTGGCCAACCTGCGAGCTGTCTTCGACGCCAGCAGTCCAGCCCTCGCCCACGTACATGAGCCAGCGCCACTCGCCGGCGGGGCCGCGATTGGTTTGCCACTCCAGGCGGGGCCTCACGGCCGAGAACCGCTCATAGCGCGACAGCCGAAACCACAAGAACGCCAGCGCGTAGCGGTGCCAGTTGCGAGCATCGGGATCTCCCTTCATCGCGCACCCTTTTTCCACTTGTCCTGGCGATCGAGCTCGTCGCAGAAATCGAGGCGAAGGTTACGACGCTCCTGCATCAGCGCGAACTTCGCTTCTTCGAGCACCTCTTTGTCGCCGCCGTTATCGAGCAACCAATCAATCGCGGACGTGACCTTAACCAATCCGTCTTTGTTCGTCTCGAGGCGGTTGACCACGCGCCTCAGTTCCTTGGTCCAAGTCTGGCGGCTCACAGTGCGGCCTCCATCCCTTGAACTTGGGGCGCCGGCGGGGGCACGAGGTGGGGATCGTGGAACTCCGCCGGCTGGGGCGCGGCCGAAATGGCTTCCGCCATTCCAAGGGGATCAGCCGCGAGCTGGGCAAAGACAAGATCGATTTCATCGCGAAGGACCTGCTCGACTTCCGCCGGCACAGTGAGGCGGGCGAGACGTTGCGCCAGGGCGCGCGGGAGCTGGCGGAACTTTTCCTTGATGTTCGCGTTCTTCTTTTGCTCGGCATCGCGGACTCCTGCGACCGGAAGCCACATGCCAGCGTTCTTTTCGTACTCGAGCTGTTGGTTCTTGGCCTTGAACTCCAACTCCTTCGCTTTCCAGTGGGCCTGCGTTCCAGTGGCACTCTGTGCCTTCGGCGGCTTCGCTTCCTTCGGCTTCGCGGCCTTCGTCGCTGCATTCTTGGCAGGCTTCTTTGCCGCGGCTTTCTTTGCCTGCGCCTTCGCGGAGATCTCAACGCGGCCCGCGGCCTTCATGGCGCG
This window encodes:
- a CDS encoding phage major capsid protein encodes the protein MKYELKYQHVLAEVLSSPWAILPETLKSITSVLAFRAAGHELGEEEILSRVGELRTDREPYAVTAEGRSPKASPVTSGAVMVIPIYGVIGPKASQFERASSGGGTGIDALTQTFRSALSNPDISAIVFDVDSPGGSVFGIAELADEIYAGRGKKKIVAQVAPRAASAAYWLAASAGEVVVTPSGQAGSIGVFVAHEDLSKALDMQGVKETLISAGKYKVEGASSQPLSDEARAAMQNMVDQYYGAFVQGVARGRAVTAATVRNSFGEGRVVSAQDALQLGMVDRIATLDQTIAALLGGRPAKSASAQVPVSVPAASVAEKPASAEITEEATMATAPTPAAGAAEINVLRDVAIASEEQRVKGITALARHASMTDKLSGWLREGKTIDAVSEEIVDLQKKGAKPVNIPAPGAQVDLNDREQRQYSILRAVRSMVLAQKRDEKLGSDTDASFEREVSDTIAKKLNRETSGIYIPTNLRATVPGLDPKAVLNSGSSPGTNFVQTTIRPDEFIDLLRNRLVVMKMGARKLGDLQGNLQLPKQTAAATLYWTGENPGSAVTATDQTTGSVTLSPKQAMAQTAYSRQFIIQSSIDAEQFVREDLANIFALGVDLAALVGSGTSNQPKGIVNQSGVGTEAIATDGGAITYSIITKAQEDLEESSIPLIAPGIATTPGVKKKLRNTAELSNTISLPIWHSDDTVAGYPAMSSNQLPSNTSKGSGTNLHTMIVGDWAQLILGEWGALEIIADPYTQAGKGNVVLTGSMLVDIAVRYAQAFVVINDINPTS
- a CDS encoding phage portal protein — protein: MRIETLFTTPEAPRASALQTLFDNRVPAPPAPAKSEPLKASTTGYPSYAGAGLSRLNADWIGTLLSSDQEVRNSLKRLRARCRQLHNNNDYAMRFVNLVKRNAVGPNGIQLEAQLQADQDELAEQVNDELERGWRKWCRKGNPTADGKLSWVDVQNLVWESLIVDGEVFLRKIVGFPDNDFGFTLQFIDPDQVDVQFNRPRKVDSARGTVQNEVRMGIEVNEWLRPIAYWVLDGHPAEGHVKRTAIPASDMIHIHMFRRGNQTRGVPWLVTAMSRMNMLGGYEEAELTSARVGACQGGFFVSKTGEEYTGRKNKDDGSVEVSMEPGLFEQLPEGVDFKPFTPQHPNAAFPEFVKAMVRGMAVGLDISYPSLAGDLREVNFSSIRQAVLEEREMYRTLQTFAKDHLNQPVYEAWVPAAIPRKQLALPAAGIDEYVDPENLRWVGRGWTWVDPLKDVQAGKEARGSGQTTLAKLCAAQGEDWRDVIDQIAIEDDYAEKKGVILNFAVTKSADGLPAVTPDPSAPPVPVKDGDEEGENQ
- a CDS encoding phage terminase large subunit family protein — protein: MTSAPIIATQDPVLAVFQEAAQVFRPAPALTITEWAERHRILSTESSVSAGLYRCEVTPYAREMQDAIKDPDVEEVVFWTAAQMGKSTSQENIAAYFICEDPCPIIWMWPTKEVARDWSVDTLDPLLRDSPELSRRFTEGSRKSSNRGLFKKFPGGYLSAIGANSASGLRRRRARLLICDEIDGNPPSAGDEGDPIEIVISRAETFWNRKRVLASTCTNKGESRIEGRYEISSKGKYWVPCTSCGELMLLSFRGLKWPKGEEPTIENTYLPCEHCGVVLTEADKPAMLAAGRWIHEHPERKIRGYWINKMYSPFVAWWELAAKFKRLNARTTEDREALKPFVNLDLAETWEVKDEKPDRNRLVDRRETYEILREQREEGAPASQSKLVQVSLLPDSVTVLTCSVDVQVDRLEFEIVGWGHKRESWSIYVGNVPGDPKNEAVWLRLDQILQMELQHHRGSMLPIAATFVDSGFDAPEVYNFTKPRAYRWVFASKGSSEFNHVPLAKKKHIDRSNVWLYQVGVGQIKKTIYANLMVTAPGPAYMHFTTAHNTPEYFDQLTAETLESYYEHGFPRKRWKKQPGARNEALDLRVYNYAAFLSLSEQPDKLLDRLREQLLLDAKKLEDAGAKENQLPLISTELPPSTPPEPVDRAEATAATAEKLAETLTAALAPPPVVAPPSESFTPRVKVKRSSWL
- a CDS encoding ASCH domain-containing protein, with amino-acid sequence MKALSIRCPWWWFILHGGKDIENRDWYCSYRGPVLIHASKWHEPHEAWADLQGAMAMMRRSGRMLLADVTLADMKRYGGHVIGQAEIADCVRKSDSPWFVGECGIVLRDVHPITPFPFKGALGLFDIPHSDGGAPVQTSAQESLFG
- a CDS encoding MarR family transcriptional regulator; this translates as MALVTQKSIARRFGVTPQYVNKLVTQGHIEKHGRQVDERQAVRAMKAAGRVEISAKAQAKKAAAKKPAKNAATKAAKPKEAKPPKAQSATGTQAHWKAKELEFKAKNQQLEYEKNAGMWLPVAGVRDAEQKKNANIKEKFRQLPRALAQRLARLTVPAEVEQVLRDEIDLVFAQLAADPLGMAEAISAAPQPAEFHDPHLVPPPAPQVQGMEAAL